A section of the Paenibacillus segetis genome encodes:
- the hslO gene encoding Hsp33 family molecular chaperone HslO, producing MNKQIEKDRLIRGTAMNGKVRAFAVRTTQLVEELRRRHDTFPTTTAALGRTVTAAAMMGAMLKGNEKLTVQVKGDGPIGHIVADANANGEVRGYVKEPHVHLPSNSMGKLDVAGAVGTTGFIHVTKDLGLKEPYRGSVPIISGELGEDFTYYFAISEQTPSAVGLGVLVDVDSSVIVAGGFIIQLLPGLNDQEIDAIERAVGQMPPVTSLLDQGMELEEMLSWLLPDFKVLEEMDITFSCHCSRERVERTLISLGKDELTELQETGEETEVVCDFCNEVYTFSADELQELINQTEK from the coding sequence ATGAACAAACAAATAGAGAAAGACCGCTTAATTCGCGGTACAGCCATGAATGGCAAAGTCCGCGCGTTTGCAGTGCGGACCACACAACTGGTGGAAGAACTACGCCGTCGGCATGATACTTTTCCAACAACTACTGCGGCGTTAGGACGGACGGTAACTGCAGCAGCTATGATGGGCGCTATGCTCAAAGGAAATGAGAAGCTCACCGTACAAGTAAAAGGCGATGGGCCGATCGGTCATATTGTAGCAGATGCAAATGCCAATGGAGAGGTACGCGGTTATGTCAAAGAGCCGCATGTTCATTTACCGAGCAATAGCATGGGAAAATTGGATGTAGCAGGAGCCGTAGGTACGACGGGTTTCATTCATGTAACGAAAGATCTAGGGTTAAAAGAGCCTTACCGGGGAAGTGTTCCGATTATTTCCGGTGAGCTTGGCGAAGATTTCACGTATTATTTTGCCATATCGGAGCAGACTCCTTCTGCTGTTGGGCTGGGCGTATTGGTGGATGTTGATTCCTCGGTTATCGTAGCTGGAGGATTCATCATACAATTGCTACCTGGGCTCAATGATCAAGAGATTGATGCTATAGAACGAGCGGTAGGTCAGATGCCCCCGGTTACATCACTTCTAGACCAAGGTATGGAACTAGAGGAGATGCTTAGCTGGTTATTGCCAGATTTTAAGGTTCTCGAGGAAATGGATATTACATTCTCTTGTCATTGTTCTCGCGAGCGGGTTGAGCGGACATTGATCAGCTTGGGTAAAGATGAGTTGACGGAGTTACAAGAAACAGGAGAAGAGACAGAAGTTGTATGCGATTTTTGCAATGAAGTTTATACATTTAGTGCAGATGAACTTCAGGAGCTTATCAACCAAACAGAGAAATAA
- a CDS encoding type III pantothenate kinase → MFLVIDVGNSNIVLGIYRNRELLHHFRLATNRQTTVDEYGVMIYNLFQMSKINVIDIEGVIISSVVPPLMHVLEELCEKYVKKKPLVVGPGIKTGLNLRYENPREVGADRIVNAIAAIDKYGGPLVVVDFGTATTFDCIDAGGNYLGGAIVPGIGISTEALYQRASKLPRIELEKPKKVIGRNTVTAMQAGIIFGYAGQVDGIVERIALEMEAQPKVIATGGLAELIASETRSIHEVDPRLTLEGLRIIYERNQQ, encoded by the coding sequence ATGTTCCTTGTGATAGATGTAGGCAACTCGAATATCGTACTTGGAATCTATAGGAACCGTGAGCTGCTTCATCATTTCCGGCTTGCCACCAATCGTCAAACGACAGTGGATGAATATGGAGTTATGATCTATAACTTGTTTCAAATGTCTAAGATTAATGTAATAGACATTGAGGGAGTTATCATTTCTTCCGTTGTACCTCCATTGATGCATGTTCTTGAAGAGCTTTGTGAAAAATATGTAAAGAAAAAACCTTTGGTCGTTGGCCCAGGAATTAAAACTGGACTGAACCTGCGCTATGAAAACCCTCGGGAAGTAGGCGCAGACCGGATCGTTAACGCCATTGCTGCAATAGATAAATACGGTGGTCCATTAGTGGTTGTTGATTTTGGTACGGCGACGACCTTTGACTGCATCGATGCTGGGGGTAATTATCTTGGTGGTGCCATCGTACCGGGTATCGGTATTTCCACAGAAGCGTTGTATCAGCGCGCGTCCAAACTTCCGCGGATCGAACTTGAGAAGCCAAAGAAAGTAATTGGCCGTAATACCGTTACGGCGATGCAGGCGGGTATTATTTTTGGCTATGCGGGCCAGGTTGATGGTATAGTAGAACGGATCGCACTTGAAATGGAGGCACAGCCAAAAGTTATCGCGACCGGCGGCCTCGCTGAGCTCATCGCTAGCGAAACACGCTCCATTCATGAGGTTGACCCCCGTCTTACCTTAGAAGGCCTCCGCATCATTTATGAGCGGAATCAGCAATAG